A stretch of DNA from Halanaerobiales bacterium:
ATTGATGAAATTAGAAAAGTCAAATCTATTTATAATGCTGATAGATTCAGTCAAAAAATAGCCACTTTAGTGTTAGATGAAATTGATGAATTTAAAAAAATATGGAAAACTATTAGGGAAAATAGAAAAGAAATTTACAGGCAACTAGTTGATATGAAGGGAGTAATTCCTTATAAATCAGAAGCAAACTTTGTACTTTTTAATACAGAAAAACCAGAAAAAGAGATTTATTTAGCTTTAGCTAATAGAGGAATTCAGATTAGATTTCTGGAAGAACTGGAAATTTTAGGTGATAGTTTGCGAGTAACGGTGGGTACTGAAAAACAAAATGAAAAATTTATTTGTAATTTTAAAGAAATTCTAGATAAAAAATAGAGGTGATAAAATGATTGAATTAAAAAGAGAGACCACTGAAACAAAAATTTATTTAAAATTAGATCTTTATGGTGAAGGTAATTATGATATAAAAACTGGTATTGGATTTTTTGATCATATGCTAGAACTCTGGAGCCGTCATGGTTTTTTTGACTTAGAGTTAAAAGTTGAAGGTGATTTAGAAGTTGATGACCATCATACAGTAGAAGATACGGGGATAATGCTGGGAAAAGCAATAAATAAAGAGCTGGGAAATAGAGCGGGGATTAAACGTTATGCAGATATTATTCTTCCTATGGACGAAACTTTGCTAATGACTGCAGTTGATCTTGGTGGTAGATCTTATTATAAAAGTGATTTTTCATTTAGTAGAAATGAAGTTGGTGGATTTGCAGTAGAGTTAGTAGATGAGTTTTTCCGTTCCTTAGTTTCTCATGGAAAACTAAATTTACATTTCAGCCAAATCCGAGGAGAAAATACTCATCATATAGTTGAAGGGGCATTTAAAGCTTTTGCCCGGGCCCTTGATAAAGCTACTGATGCAGAAAAAAGATTGAAAGATAAACCTCTCTCAACTAAAGGCCAATTACAAGAAGGAGGTAGACATTGATAGCAGTTATAGATTATGGAGTAGGTAATATTGGCAGTGTTTTGAAAGCACTTGAATATCTTAATATCTCGGCCAAATTAACCTCTGATAAAGATGAGATAAAAAAAGCTGATGGATTAATTCTACCTGGGGTAGGTGCCTTTGGTTCAGGAATGAAAAAGTTACATGAAAGAAATCTTGTAAAATTAATTAAAAATGAAGTTAAAGATGGTAAAGCAATTTTAGGAATTTGTCTTGGATTACAACTTCTTTTTGAGACAAGTGAAGAAAATCCTTCAATAAGTGGTCTTTGTTTGATAAAAGGAAAAGTGAAAAAATTTGATAAAAATAAGGTAGAAAAAGTACCCCATATGGGCTGGAATAGTCTGGAAGAAACAGAAGAAATTAAACTTTTTTCTGATATAGATAATCCCCGTGATTTTTATTTTATTCACAGTTATTATGTAAAACCGGATAATGCAGATTTGATAAAAGCTGAAACTAGTTATGGTAATACTAAATTCACTTCTCTTGTTAATAAAGGTAATATCTGGGGAATACAACCTCATCCCGAAAAAAGTAGTCAAAAGGGATTACAATTATTGAAAAATTTTGCTGAAAAGATAGTAGGAGGTAATTAAATGGAAGTAATTCCAGCAGTTGATATAAAAGATGGTAAATGTGTGAGATTAACTCAGGGAGACTATAATAAAGAAAAAATATATAATAATAGCCCTCTTGCAGCAGCTAAATATTGGATAGAAAAAGGAGCAAAGAGTATCCATTTAGTAGATTTAAATGGTGCCAAAGATGGAAAAACAGTTAATTTTGAAAAAATAAAGGAAATAACTGAGAATATAGATATTCCGATTCAATTAGGAGGCGGGATTCGTAGTTTTAGTGATATGAATAAATATTTTGAGCTTGGGATTGATAGATTAATAGTAAGTACTATTGCTCTTAAAAATAAAGAACTTCTCAAAAAAGCATTAAATAAATTTGGCCAGGATAAAATTATTGTCAGTCTTGACATCAAAGAAGGGAAAATTGCTGTCAAAGGTTGGCTTGAAACTGCAGAATTAAATCCAGAAGAATTTTTGGATAATTTGATTGAATTAGGAGTTAAAAATATAATTTTTACGGATATTTCAAGTGATGGAATGTTAACTGGCCCTGATTTAGAAATGATAAATAAATTAAATAGAGAAGAAATTGAACTTATTGCTGCTGGAGGGATTTCTACTAAAAATGATTTGAAAAAGCTAAATAAAATAGGAATAAAAAAAGCAGTAGTTGGTAAAGCTCTCTATGAAGAAAAAATAAAACTTGAAGAATGGAATTAATATAATAGGATAATATTGAAAGCAGGTGAAATAATGTTAGCCAAAAGAATTATACCCTGTCTCGATGTCAAAGATGGGAGAGTTGT
This window harbors:
- the hisB gene encoding imidazoleglycerol-phosphate dehydratase HisB, whose product is MIELKRETTETKIYLKLDLYGEGNYDIKTGIGFFDHMLELWSRHGFFDLELKVEGDLEVDDHHTVEDTGIMLGKAINKELGNRAGIKRYADIILPMDETLLMTAVDLGGRSYYKSDFSFSRNEVGGFAVELVDEFFRSLVSHGKLNLHFSQIRGENTHHIVEGAFKAFARALDKATDAEKRLKDKPLSTKGQLQEGGRH
- the hisH gene encoding imidazole glycerol phosphate synthase subunit HisH — translated: MIAVIDYGVGNIGSVLKALEYLNISAKLTSDKDEIKKADGLILPGVGAFGSGMKKLHERNLVKLIKNEVKDGKAILGICLGLQLLFETSEENPSISGLCLIKGKVKKFDKNKVEKVPHMGWNSLEETEEIKLFSDIDNPRDFYFIHSYYVKPDNADLIKAETSYGNTKFTSLVNKGNIWGIQPHPEKSSQKGLQLLKNFAEKIVGGN
- the hisA gene encoding 1-(5-phosphoribosyl)-5-[(5-phosphoribosylamino)methylideneamino]imidazole-4-carboxamide isomerase, with product MEVIPAVDIKDGKCVRLTQGDYNKEKIYNNSPLAAAKYWIEKGAKSIHLVDLNGAKDGKTVNFEKIKEITENIDIPIQLGGGIRSFSDMNKYFELGIDRLIVSTIALKNKELLKKALNKFGQDKIIVSLDIKEGKIAVKGWLETAELNPEEFLDNLIELGVKNIIFTDISSDGMLTGPDLEMINKLNREEIELIAAGGISTKNDLKKLNKIGIKKAVVGKALYEEKIKLEEWN